In Thermoflexus sp., a genomic segment contains:
- a CDS encoding helix-turn-helix domain-containing protein, which translates to MAKRRTKDPARDAGEWLSLKAAAAMLGVHPATLRAWADAGRIPSRRTAGGHRRFARQDLEAWLRAHGAEPGVRMLIAYTLGQLRLELTRGAGPQAPWFERIRGEIASAFQATCYQLLEELQAYIHDRDPRRPQRVGARYAEQAVAAGLALGDLLRAFLHFGGYLLESVFRMVEMGGSPEHWHEVHRAIMAFYNETLLTMIERYLEQAPWPKATAGFSAD; encoded by the coding sequence ATGGCAAAACGAAGGACGAAGGATCCTGCGAGGGATGCGGGGGAGTGGCTCTCCCTCAAGGCAGCGGCCGCGATGTTGGGCGTGCATCCAGCAACCCTTCGGGCCTGGGCGGATGCGGGGCGGATTCCCTCTCGTCGGACGGCAGGGGGGCATCGACGGTTCGCCCGTCAGGATCTGGAAGCATGGCTGCGAGCGCATGGGGCGGAGCCTGGGGTGCGGATGCTGATTGCCTATACCCTGGGCCAGCTCCGTCTTGAGCTCACCCGCGGAGCCGGCCCCCAGGCTCCCTGGTTTGAGCGGATACGGGGGGAGATCGCCTCGGCTTTCCAGGCCACGTGTTACCAATTGCTGGAGGAGCTTCAGGCCTATATCCACGATCGCGATCCCCGGCGCCCGCAGCGCGTTGGAGCACGTTATGCGGAGCAGGCTGTCGCTGCAGGGTTAGCGTTGGGGGATCTGTTGCGGGCTTTTCTGCATTTCGGGGGCTATCTCCTGGAGAGTGTGTTCCGGATGGTGGAGATGGGCGGCTCTCCAGAGCACTGGCATGAGGTCCATCGGGCGATCATGGCGTTCTACAATGAGACGTTGCTGACCATGATCGAGCGTTACCTGGAACAAGCGCCATGGCCGAAGGCTACGGCAGGCTTCTCCGCAGATTAA